The DNA segment GATCCGCCCGAACAGGCGGCCACCGTCACCCGAGCGGGCGGGCAGCGTCACGGTGAGACCGGACAGACGGGCGGCCACGGCCTGCGCCTCCTCGAGGGAGCGCACGTCGCGGGCCGCACGGGCCCGGCGCAGGCTGGTGACCTGCTTCTCGGCACCCCGGGTGGACACGATGGCCAGCCCGCGGGGCAGGAGGTAGTTGCGGGCGTACCCGCCCTTCACCTCGACGGTGTCCCCGGCGGAACCGAGGCCGGTGACCTCCTGGGTCAGGATCAGCTTCGATGCACTCATGATCAGCGCGCCGTCGAGGTGTAGGGCAGCAGGGCCATCTCGCGGCTGTTCTTCACGGCCACGGCGACGTCACGCTGGTGCTGGCTGCAGTTGCCGCTGACGCGGCGGGCACGGATCTTGCCGCGGTCGGAGATGAACTTCCGCAGCAGGGTCGTGTCCTTGTAGTCGATGTAGGTCGCCTTGTCCTTGCAGAACTGGCAGACCTTCTTCTTGACCTTGCGGATGGGGGGCTTGGGCACTGGGGTTCTCCAGAGATCAGTTCAGGGAGAGAGGATCAGAAGGGGGGCTCGTCGGACGACGCCGGCGGGGTCGACCAGGGGTCGCTGGCCCCGCCGCCGGAGAAGCCGCCGCCGCCACCGCCGTTGCCGCCGCCGCCGAAGCCGCCACCACCGCCGCCGCCCTCACTGCGGGCGGCGCGGGTGACCTTGGCCGTGGCGTAGCGGAGCGAGGGGCCGATCTCGTCGACCTCGAGCTCGATGACGGTGCGCTTCTCGCCTTCCTTCGTGTCGAAGGAACGCTGCTTCAGCCGGCCGGAGACGATGACCCGCGAGCCGCGGGTGAGCGACTCGGCGACGTTCTCCGCCGCCTGGCGCCACACGTTGCAGCGGAGGAACAGCGCCTCGCCGTCCTTCCACTCCTGCGACTGGCGGTCGAAGGTGCGGGGCGTCGAGGCCACGGTGAAGTTGGCGACGGCTGCGCCGGACGGCGTGAACCGCAGTTCCGGGTCGGCCGTGAGGTTGCCGATGACGGTGATGACGGTCTCGCCGGCCATGGTCAGTGCGCCTCGGGCCGCATCAGCTTGGTGCGCAGGACCGACTCGTTCAGGTTGAGCTGGCGGTCCAGCTCGGCGACCGCGGCGGGCTCGGCGCTGATGTCGACGATGGCGTAGATGCCCTCGACGTTCTTCTTGATCTCGTAGGACAGCCGACGGCGGCCCCAGATCTCGGTCTTGACGGTGCCACCGGAGTTGGTGACGACGGTCAGGAATCGGTCCAGGCTGGGAGCGATGGTCCGCTCCTCGAGCTCGGGATCGAGGATGATCATCAGTTCGTAGTGACGCACGGAGAACCCCACCTCCTCTGGTCTCAGCGGCCGCAGTACATCTGCAGCAGGAGGGTCGTACACGCGTCGCACGCCCCGGCGAGAGCCCGCGGGAGCGGGATCGGACGGGACGCGCACCGATCAGGCTACCAGCGGCGGTCGGTAGGGTCGCCCGGGTGGCTGACCAGCTGATCGGCGTGCACGTCGGACCGGGCCTGACCGAGGACAACGAGCTCGACGCCGGCGGCCCGCTGGCCCGCGCGGCGGAGGTGGACGCCGACGCCGTCCAGGTGTTCCTGGCCGACCCGCAGGGCTGGAAGAAGCCGTTGCCCCGCCCGGACGCCGAGGCGCTGCTCGGCTCCGACGTCGCCGTCTTCGTGCACGCGCCGTACATCGTCAACGTCGCCTCGACGAACAACCGGATCCGCATCCCCAGCCGCAAGCTGCTCGGCCAGCACGCGGCCGCCTCTGCCGCGATCGGGGCGGCCGGCATGGTCGTGCACGGCGGCCACGTGCTGGCCAAGGACGACCCGGCCGCGGGCGTGGACAACTGGCGCAAGACCTTCGCCCGGCAGGCCGAGGACGGCGGCTTCGGGATCCCGGTGCTCATCGAGAACACCGCCGGCGGCGACAACGCGATGGCCCGCGAGCTCGAGGCCGTCGCCCGGCTGTGGGAGGCCGTGGGCGAGTTCGGGGCGGGCTTCGTGCTCGACACCTGCCACGCCTGGGCCGCCGGCTGGGACCTGACCCGGGTGGTGGACGACGTCCGGGCCGTCACCGGGCGGATCGACCTGGTGCACCTCAACAACAGCCGCGACCCCGCCGGCTCCGGCCGGGACCGGCACGCGCCGCTGGGCGCGGGGGAGATCCCGCTGGAGCTGCTGGTCGGCGTCGCCCGCGCCGCCGGGGCGCCGGTCGTGCTGGAGACGCCCGGCGACGCCGCCGGTCACGCCGAGGAGATCTCGCTGCTGCGGGAGGCGCTGGCCGGCTGACGCCGGCGGCGCAGCGTCACCACATCCGGGGCGCCGTCGAGGAAGCCACCGGCGGGGTCGTCGGTGCCGGGCCAGCTGCGGCGCACCAGGTCGGTGTCGGGGTGCCAGATCTCGTGCACGACCAGCGCCATGAGCAGCAGCAGGGCGGCGTCCCGCAGGCCGACGGCGAGGTAGAACCACTCGACGTCCACACCCCGGTTGTCCGCGCCGAGGTAGTACAGCATCGTCATCGTCCAGACCAGCGCCTCGGTCGCCTGCCACAGCAGCAGCGAGCGCCAGCGCGGCCGGGCCAGCACCGCCAGCGGGAGCAGCCACAGCGCGTACTGCGGGCTGTACACCTTGTTCACCAGCAGGAACGCGGCGACCAGCAGGAACGCCAGCTGCGGCAGCCGCGGCCGCAGCGGTGCCGCCAGCGCCAGCCAGGCGACCCCGGCCGCGCAGAGCACCAGCAGCACGGCGACGGTCGCGTTGAGCACCGTCGGGCTCTCGCCCTCGGCCAGCGGCCCGTCGAGGAAGCCGGGGAACCAGTGCAGCGCGATCGCCCAGATGCTCTCCGGGTTCGCCGGGCGGGTGCCGTTCAGCTCGAAGAAGCGGGCCCAGTTCTCCGGCGCCAGGACGGCGATGGGCAGGTCGACCACCAGCCAGGCCAGCCCCGCGGTGACCGCCGTCGTCCACCACGGCCGGAGCCGGCCGGCCCGCAGGCACA comes from the Modestobacter italicus genome and includes:
- a CDS encoding deoxyribonuclease IV gives rise to the protein MADQLIGVHVGPGLTEDNELDAGGPLARAAEVDADAVQVFLADPQGWKKPLPRPDAEALLGSDVAVFVHAPYIVNVASTNNRIRIPSRKLLGQHAAASAAIGAAGMVVHGGHVLAKDDPAAGVDNWRKTFARQAEDGGFGIPVLIENTAGGDNAMARELEAVARLWEAVGEFGAGFVLDTCHAWAAGWDLTRVVDDVRAVTGRIDLVHLNNSRDPAGSGRDRHAPLGAGEIPLELLVGVARAAGAPVVLETPGDAAGHAEEISLLREALAG
- the rpsR gene encoding 30S ribosomal protein S18, with amino-acid sequence MPKPPIRKVKKKVCQFCKDKATYIDYKDTTLLRKFISDRGKIRARRVSGNCSQHQRDVAVAVKNSREMALLPYTSTAR
- the rplI gene encoding 50S ribosomal protein L9; amino-acid sequence: MSASKLILTQEVTGLGSAGDTVEVKGGYARNYLLPRGLAIVSTRGAEKQVTSLRRARAARDVRSLEEAQAVAARLSGLTVTLPARSGDGGRLFGRITTADVAAAVTAAGGPELDRRRIELPSSIKSVGTHTVTVRVHPEVSVPVTLDVVAG
- the rpsF gene encoding 30S ribosomal protein S6 translates to MRHYELMIILDPELEERTIAPSLDRFLTVVTNSGGTVKTEIWGRRRLSYEIKKNVEGIYAIVDISAEPAAVAELDRQLNLNESVLRTKLMRPEAH
- a CDS encoding single-stranded DNA-binding protein → MAGETVITVIGNLTADPELRFTPSGAAVANFTVASTPRTFDRQSQEWKDGEALFLRCNVWRQAAENVAESLTRGSRVIVSGRLKQRSFDTKEGEKRTVIELEVDEIGPSLRYATAKVTRAARSEGGGGGGGFGGGGNGGGGGGFSGGGASDPWSTPPASSDEPPF